One part of the Pandoraea faecigallinarum genome encodes these proteins:
- the tmk gene encoding dTMP kinase produces MVPGKFVTFEGIDGAGKSTHVNAFVDALRQGLAGVGRNVVATREPGGTPLGEALRKLVLDEPMDIETEALLMFAGRREHLVKVIEPALARGDWVVSDRFTDATFAYQGGGRGLSREKLSILEQWVQGTRQPDLTILFDLDPAIAAARLAGARAPDKFERESAAFFTRVREEYLRRAQTSGGRIVLIDAAQGIDAIAEQLANVFARLGLPGH; encoded by the coding sequence GTGGTGCCGGGCAAGTTCGTGACGTTCGAAGGGATCGACGGCGCGGGCAAGAGCACGCACGTCAATGCTTTCGTCGATGCCCTGCGTCAGGGGTTGGCGGGCGTGGGGCGAAATGTCGTGGCCACGCGCGAGCCGGGGGGCACGCCGCTGGGCGAAGCGCTGCGCAAGCTCGTGCTCGACGAGCCGATGGATATCGAAACCGAAGCGCTGCTGATGTTCGCGGGTCGCCGCGAGCATCTGGTCAAGGTCATCGAACCGGCGCTCGCGCGCGGTGACTGGGTCGTCTCCGACCGTTTCACCGACGCCACTTTTGCCTATCAGGGCGGCGGGCGAGGTCTGTCGCGCGAGAAGCTATCGATTCTCGAGCAGTGGGTGCAGGGCACGCGCCAGCCGGATCTCACGATTCTGTTCGATCTCGATCCGGCCATTGCCGCCGCGCGGCTGGCGGGCGCGCGCGCGCCCGACAAGTTCGAGCGTGAATCGGCGGCATTTTTTACACGCGTTCGCGAGGAGTATCTGCGCCGCGCACAGACGTCCGGCGGTCGCATCGTACTGATCGACGCCGCGCAAGGCATCGACGCCATTGCCGAACAACTCGCCAACGTATTTGCCCGGCTGGGATTGCCG
- the mltG gene encoding endolytic transglycosylase MltG — translation MSFIKRLFVLLIVAALAAGGAFYYWAQAPLQLGKPTLDVTIKPYSSVRSVATQLRSGGVPVHPLLFNVLARVMDVGTKLKSGNYEFATGITPLEVMDKLARGDVNQYVVTIIEGWTFKKMRAEIDTSPALRHDTAGLPDADLMQLVGADRAEAEGMFFPDTYLFPKGTSDIDIYKRAYRLMQKRLDEAWAARAPGLPYTSPYEALIMASLVEKETGQAVERAQVAAVFVNRLRKRMLLQTDPTVIYGMGDLYTGRLRKRDLQTDTPYNTYTRAGLPPTPIALPGVAALAAALNPAPTDALYFVARGDGTSHFSTNLQEHNRAVDKYQRGEQ, via the coding sequence ATGTCTTTCATCAAACGCCTGTTTGTACTGTTGATTGTCGCTGCACTGGCGGCGGGCGGCGCTTTCTATTATTGGGCTCAGGCCCCCTTGCAGTTGGGCAAGCCGACGCTCGACGTCACGATCAAACCCTACAGTTCGGTGCGCAGTGTCGCCACGCAATTGCGCTCGGGCGGCGTACCGGTGCATCCGTTGCTGTTCAATGTGCTCGCGCGCGTGATGGACGTGGGCACGAAGCTCAAGTCGGGCAACTACGAGTTCGCGACCGGAATCACACCGCTCGAAGTAATGGACAAGCTCGCGCGCGGTGACGTCAACCAGTACGTGGTGACGATCATCGAGGGCTGGACGTTCAAGAAGATGCGCGCCGAAATCGATACCAGTCCGGCGCTGCGACACGATACCGCCGGATTGCCGGATGCCGATCTGATGCAACTGGTGGGCGCAGATCGCGCCGAGGCCGAAGGCATGTTCTTCCCCGACACGTACCTTTTTCCGAAAGGCACGAGCGATATCGATATTTACAAGCGCGCTTACCGCCTGATGCAGAAGCGTCTGGACGAAGCCTGGGCCGCGCGTGCCCCGGGTTTGCCGTACACCTCGCCGTACGAGGCGCTTATCATGGCCTCTCTCGTGGAGAAGGAGACGGGGCAGGCGGTGGAGCGCGCTCAGGTGGCGGCGGTGTTCGTCAACCGGTTGCGCAAGCGCATGTTGTTGCAGACCGACCCGACGGTCATTTACGGCATGGGCGATCTGTATACGGGGCGTTTGCGCAAGCGCGATTTGCAGACAGATACGCCGTACAACACCTATACGCGGGCGGGATTGCCGCCGACGCCGATTGCGTTGCCGGGCGTGGCGGCGCTGGCAGCAGCGCTCAATCCGGCACCGACCGATGCGCTGTACTTCGTAGCCCGCGGCGATGGCACGAGCCATTTCTCGACGAATCTTCAGGAGCACAATCGCGCCGTGGACAAATATCAGCGAGGTGAGCAATGA
- a CDS encoding YgfZ/GcvT domain-containing protein yields MTSQWRDLLPKAAAASPSDISPDARAAQFAALRAGSFVSLATDTGLIAVNGADAASFLHGQLTNDVERLSPAQARLAGYCSAKGRLLATFLMWRDTSPDATIYLAADASVQAAVQKRLSMFVLRAKAKLTDGTATHVLLQAGGPAAETVLARTFASLPTAPLVAVHATMGDAPVNATSLIRLPDAGAARTLSRFLWSVPLAQAPEVWSALVQAEGLVAVDPSFAAWLDVHSGVARVTAATQEQFVPQMINWEVVGGVNFRKGCYPGQEVVARSQYRGTIKRRLHLAHIDGAQPLPGQELVETSDPDQPCGMVVQSAPAPDGGYDALVELKLTARDTDDVRLGAANGPALIFAELPYDIIDPTEAPPSSAAAS; encoded by the coding sequence ATGACCTCCCAATGGCGTGATCTTCTGCCGAAAGCGGCAGCCGCTTCCCCCTCCGATATTTCACCCGACGCACGCGCCGCCCAGTTCGCGGCGTTGCGCGCGGGCAGCTTCGTGTCGCTGGCGACCGACACCGGTCTCATCGCCGTGAACGGCGCCGACGCCGCATCGTTCCTGCACGGCCAATTGACCAACGACGTCGAACGTCTTTCCCCTGCGCAGGCGCGTCTGGCGGGCTACTGTTCGGCCAAAGGGCGCCTGCTTGCCACGTTTCTGATGTGGCGCGATACGTCGCCCGACGCAACGATCTATCTCGCTGCCGACGCGTCTGTGCAGGCGGCCGTGCAAAAACGGCTCTCGATGTTCGTGCTGCGTGCCAAGGCCAAGCTCACCGACGGCACGGCCACCCATGTGTTGCTGCAAGCCGGTGGCCCGGCCGCGGAGACAGTCCTCGCCCGAACCTTCGCTTCGTTGCCGACAGCGCCGCTCGTTGCCGTCCATGCGACGATGGGCGACGCACCGGTCAACGCCACCAGTCTGATTCGCCTGCCCGACGCCGGTGCCGCCCGGACACTTTCGCGTTTTCTCTGGAGCGTGCCGCTCGCCCAGGCGCCGGAGGTCTGGAGCGCACTCGTGCAAGCCGAGGGTCTGGTCGCGGTCGATCCGTCCTTTGCTGCGTGGCTCGACGTGCACAGCGGCGTGGCACGGGTGACAGCCGCCACACAGGAGCAGTTCGTCCCGCAGATGATCAACTGGGAAGTCGTGGGCGGCGTGAACTTTCGCAAGGGCTGCTATCCGGGCCAGGAAGTCGTCGCCCGCAGCCAATATCGCGGCACGATCAAACGCCGGCTTCATCTCGCGCATATCGACGGCGCACAGCCGTTGCCGGGACAGGAACTCGTCGAGACGAGCGATCCGGACCAGCCGTGCGGCATGGTCGTACAGTCCGCGCCCGCACCGGACGGCGGCTACGACGCACTCGTCGAGCTGAAACTGACGGCACGCGACACCGATGACGTACGTCTTGGCGCCGCGAACGGTCCCGCGCTGATCTTCGCCGAACTGCCTTACGACATCATCGATCCGACGGAAGCACCGCCGTCGTCGGCCGCCGCGTCCTGA
- a CDS encoding DUF4936 family protein: MDCYVYYRVSGAHADAARLAVTQLFALTATRFGVVGRLQRRADASSNDIANDSATWMERYDDVGPAFVPALAQMATECGVAALADGGRHVECFVDIPSSPHPCA, translated from the coding sequence ATGGACTGTTACGTCTACTATCGCGTCTCGGGAGCACACGCCGACGCTGCGCGTCTTGCCGTCACGCAACTTTTCGCGCTGACGGCGACACGTTTCGGCGTCGTCGGGCGCCTTCAGCGGCGAGCCGACGCATCGTCCAATGACATTGCCAACGACAGCGCAACATGGATGGAGCGCTATGACGACGTCGGCCCCGCCTTCGTCCCGGCGCTGGCGCAAATGGCAACCGAATGTGGCGTCGCTGCGCTCGCCGATGGCGGGCGCCACGTCGAGTGCTTCGTCGACATTCCGAGCTCTCCGCACCCATGTGCCTGA
- a CDS encoding NRDE family protein, producing the protein MCLIVFSWQPDSATPMVLLANRDEFFERPAEPMHWWSDRPDVLAGRDLRGGGTWIGVNRAGRFAALTNFRDGRAPMTPKETPSRGLLVSAMLDATSFDDDLKRIEKHAHEYAGFNLLAGDLPAGKLYWLGNRETSEVAGAAALPVAHAISPGVHGLSNALLDTPWPKLVSRRNALRDALDANADDMTLLEAMRDATEAADEALPHTGVTREWERTLSAAFIASPAYGTRCTTLLRYFRDGTLELAESTVSPGQPANELRGLKRFRFALRPATAV; encoded by the coding sequence ATGTGCCTGATCGTTTTCTCCTGGCAGCCCGATAGCGCCACGCCGATGGTTTTACTCGCCAATCGCGACGAATTCTTCGAGCGCCCCGCCGAGCCGATGCACTGGTGGTCGGATCGACCCGATGTGCTGGCCGGACGCGATCTGCGCGGCGGTGGTACGTGGATAGGCGTCAACCGGGCCGGGCGCTTCGCCGCTCTGACGAACTTCCGCGACGGGCGCGCGCCAATGACGCCCAAAGAGACGCCTTCGCGCGGTCTGCTGGTGTCCGCGATGCTCGACGCCACCTCGTTCGACGACGACCTCAAACGCATCGAAAAGCATGCGCACGAGTACGCCGGCTTCAACCTCCTCGCGGGCGATCTGCCGGCAGGCAAGCTCTATTGGCTGGGCAATCGCGAGACGAGCGAGGTTGCGGGCGCAGCAGCGCTTCCCGTTGCCCATGCGATCTCGCCAGGGGTTCATGGCTTGTCGAATGCCCTGCTGGACACGCCCTGGCCGAAACTGGTGAGCCGGCGCAATGCCCTGCGCGATGCGCTCGACGCGAACGCCGACGACATGACGTTGCTCGAAGCGATGCGCGACGCGACCGAAGCGGCGGACGAGGCGCTGCCGCACACGGGTGTGACACGCGAGTGGGAAAGGACACTCTCGGCGGCGTTTATCGCATCGCCCGCCTACGGCACACGCTGCACGACGCTGCTGCGCTATTTCCGGGACGGCACGCTCGAACTCGCCGAATCGACGGTCTCGCCCGGCCAGCCCGCCAACGAACTCCGCGGCCTGAAACGCTTCCGGTTCGCGCTCAGGCCTGCAACGGCGGTATGA
- a CDS encoding NADP-dependent oxidoreductase, producing the protein MTINRQILLVSRPQGEATLDNFHLAAPELPEIGDGQVLVRNFYLSLDPYMRARMNDTKSYAPPQPLDTVMIGATVGEVIESRHPDWQPGDAVTAMFGWQEYGISDGSNLRRLHDARVPMSAYLGAAGMPGVTAWYGLNRIIVPKAGETIAVSAASGAVGSVVGQLAKRAGCRVIGIAGGERKCAYVRETLGFDACVDYKAGNVFEALRDAAPDGIDGYFENVGGEVFDAVLRNLNAHSRIALCGMIAGYNGEPIPLKSPSLLLTQRVKLEGFIVTEHLDVWPQALKELTDAIAAGELHYRETMTQGIESAPAAFLGLLKGENFGKQVVRLV; encoded by the coding sequence ATGACGATCAATCGCCAGATTCTGCTGGTTTCCCGCCCCCAAGGGGAAGCCACGCTCGACAACTTTCATCTGGCCGCGCCCGAATTGCCCGAGATCGGCGACGGACAGGTGCTGGTGCGCAACTTCTATCTGTCGCTCGACCCGTACATGCGCGCTCGCATGAACGACACCAAGTCATACGCACCACCGCAGCCGCTCGACACGGTCATGATCGGCGCAACGGTTGGCGAGGTGATCGAGTCGCGTCACCCCGACTGGCAGCCGGGCGATGCCGTCACCGCCATGTTCGGCTGGCAGGAGTACGGAATCTCCGACGGCAGCAACCTGCGCCGTCTTCACGATGCGCGGGTGCCGATGAGCGCCTATCTCGGCGCAGCAGGCATGCCGGGCGTCACGGCCTGGTACGGTCTGAACCGCATCATTGTGCCGAAAGCGGGAGAAACCATCGCCGTAAGCGCCGCGTCGGGCGCTGTGGGCAGCGTGGTGGGGCAACTGGCCAAACGCGCGGGGTGCCGTGTGATTGGTATTGCGGGCGGCGAACGGAAGTGTGCTTACGTACGGGAGACGCTCGGCTTTGACGCTTGCGTCGACTACAAGGCGGGAAATGTCTTCGAAGCGCTGCGCGACGCCGCGCCGGACGGTATCGACGGTTATTTCGAAAACGTCGGCGGCGAGGTCTTCGATGCTGTGTTGCGCAATCTGAATGCCCATTCACGCATCGCGCTGTGCGGCATGATCGCCGGCTATAACGGCGAACCGATTCCGCTGAAGTCCCCGTCGCTGCTGCTCACACAGCGCGTCAAGCTCGAAGGTTTCATCGTCACCGAACATCTCGACGTGTGGCCGCAGGCGCTCAAGGAACTGACCGACGCCATTGCCGCCGGTGAACTGCACTACCGGGAGACGATGACGCAGGGCATCGAGAGCGCGCCGGCAGCATTCCTCGGCTTGCTCAAGGGCGAGAACTTCGGCAAGCAGGTCGTGCGGTTGGTTTGA
- a CDS encoding PaaI family thioesterase — translation MSALSIQSGFIDHLGIELLRAEDGESELRLALSAKHLNSWEVMHGGVTMALLDVALSTASRSVAPEGTGVVTIEMKTSFMQPGSGEMRAFGRLLHRSTTMAYCEGEVRDTNGKLVAKAMGTFKYLRRLAVGRQVHEQRRPGEPSGD, via the coding sequence ATGAGTGCGCTCTCCATTCAGTCGGGGTTCATCGATCATCTGGGCATCGAATTGTTGCGTGCCGAAGACGGTGAGTCGGAACTGCGGCTCGCGTTGTCGGCGAAGCACCTCAATAGCTGGGAGGTCATGCATGGCGGCGTCACGATGGCGTTACTCGATGTGGCGCTGAGCACCGCGAGCCGCAGTGTGGCGCCTGAGGGTACCGGTGTCGTGACCATTGAAATGAAGACGAGCTTCATGCAGCCCGGCTCCGGTGAGATGCGGGCATTCGGCCGCCTGTTGCACCGTTCCACGACCATGGCCTATTGCGAGGGCGAGGTGCGCGACACCAATGGCAAGCTGGTCGCCAAGGCCATGGGCACGTTCAAATATTTGCGACGCCTCGCCGTCGGACGTCAGGTCCACGAGCAACGCCGTCCCGGCGAACCGAGCGGGGACTGA
- the pncA gene encoding bifunctional nicotinamidase/pyrazinamidase yields MKPMSEVLLVIDVQNDFMPGGALAVPHGDTVVPAINALASGFAHVVITQDWHPAGHVSFAANHPGRKPFETIALPYGEQVLWPSHCVQDTPGAALHADLHVPHAQAIVRKGYQAGVDSYSAFLEADRTTPTGLAGYLRDKGVKRVHCVGLATDFCVAWSALDAKAAGFDVCVIEHACRAIDLNGSLGRAWASLEAAGVARE; encoded by the coding sequence ATGAAGCCAATGAGCGAAGTGCTGCTCGTGATCGACGTGCAGAACGATTTCATGCCGGGCGGCGCGCTGGCGGTGCCCCATGGCGACACGGTAGTGCCGGCGATCAACGCGTTGGCGAGCGGGTTCGCCCATGTGGTGATTACGCAGGACTGGCATCCGGCCGGGCATGTGTCGTTCGCGGCAAATCATCCGGGACGTAAGCCCTTCGAGACTATCGCGTTGCCGTACGGCGAACAGGTCCTGTGGCCGTCGCATTGCGTGCAGGACACGCCCGGCGCCGCATTGCATGCCGATCTGCATGTCCCGCACGCACAGGCCATCGTCCGGAAGGGGTATCAAGCCGGTGTCGACAGTTATTCGGCGTTTCTCGAAGCCGACCGGACGACGCCGACAGGCCTTGCCGGTTATCTGCGGGACAAGGGCGTGAAGCGTGTGCACTGCGTGGGACTGGCGACCGATTTCTGCGTCGCCTGGAGCGCGCTCGACGCGAAGGCGGCAGGCTTCGATGTCTGCGTGATCGAACATGCGTGCCGGGCCATCGATCTCAACGGATCGCTCGGCAGGGCGTGGGCGTCGCTGGAGGCCGCAGGTGTCGCGCGAGAGTAG